The DNA window cggtcttctgtgtgggaacacctctgcaagcttcttcacaacgtgggacatccatccttcaaaggggaagttcctagtcctcttcgttcatgcaaaacaccaagcttcttccacccggtggcagcttccttgcaccctcagctggcatttcctgggctgctgcccactctcgacactgtcgtgactcttggacttggtccccttgtcttacaggtactcaggtccggaaatccactgttgttgctttgctggtgttggttttccttgcagaatccccctatcatggcttctgtgctctctgggggttgtaggtgcactttacacctaccttacagggtcttggggtgggatatttttctaacactcactgttttcttacagtcccagcgaccctctacaagctcacataggtttggggtccattcgtggttcgcattccatttttagagtatatggtttgtgttgcccctatacctatgtgctcctattgcaatttattgtaactttacactgcttgcattacttccttttgctattactgcgtaattttggtattgtgtatttatatcttgtgtatatttggcatcctcatactgagggtactcactgagatacttttggcatattgtcataaaataaagtacctttatttttagtgtatctgtgttttcttatgatattgtgcatgtgacaccagtggtatagtaggagctttgcatgtctcctagttcagcctaagctgctctgctatagctaccttctatcagcctaagcttctcgaaacacctcttctacactaataagggataactggacctggcacaaggtgtaggtacttctggtgcccactacaagccaggccagcctcctacaaggagtactgcccctttgctgtgtgtgctttgctgggctggcctgcagttgctgcttctgccttagagaggacaaagactggactttgctgtgtatcttgcttgtgaagtttctccaagggtttcgactgagcttgccccctgttctgaagcctaagggccatcaaagacttcctctgccatcacctggactctctgctgagactcctgccctgccaagtggtgcctaatccagtccatgggcccttgaaaggagaaggtggtgaaaaaccaagaagaaccaagtgcactgacttcagATGACCCCAGACTGACGCCGCTGACGGATCCTGCgccgccgcctgcaactgaagctggggtcctcgctggaatgcgacgaccccacaggcccaacactgctacagccttgctgaagtccacgactccgtgagtCCCGAACTGCCGTTTCACTGACATCCGTGATACCTGACTTCGCTGTACTACACCGTGACCACTAGATATCGACCCTGCCGAAAGTGCGCTGATCTAGCGCTTCGCACCAATGCCTCCTTAGCTCCACAgttctgcagcaaggacctgacagCTCGCACCAATGCCTCCTCTTCTTTGCTCCGCAGCACTGGAACTGACGCCGCAATGGATCCAGCGACGCCTTGATCCTCAACTCCGTGCACCtgcttgttttctcattttcacaaggtattgTACCCGAGGGTCAATGTGAGTCCGTGACTGGCGCCATTAGCATCAGATTGGTAAGAACGACTTTGTCACAATGCCTTCATATCACCAAtttaaagcatttgtgtttctaagcgctatatcaaagtttaatctttaaaaattcataactttgcttgtgtatgttggatttttgtcatattgatcttgttctactcagataaatattggctatatttctaacgTGGTCTTGAGtcctctttgtggtgttttcactgtgttactgtgtgtgattgcaatactttacacattgcctctgagataagcctgactgcttgtgccaagctaccaaggaggtgagcaggaggTATCCTTGGTGTGTATcttccttactctgactagagtgagggttcctgcttggacagagtacaaactgactgccagccagagactccatttctaacacatggtgaTGAGGCATTAATTACTTATCAATGCCCCTTACCACCACTTGTTTCCTGGTGGTAATAGGCATTACAAATCGGCTGTAGGTCCGAGTTATTCCTTAGGGTGGTTAGTCACCCACCCAAATTAACCATTGCTTACAACCCTTTATATGATTTATTCTGAATATGTGCCACATAGACATATTCATAATTTGAAAGGCCCTTGTTACTGCTTGCAGGTAGAAGTGTTGGAGAATCTCTTGAAGCATCCGGCAGCGCATGTTACGAGTCAAGGAGTGTGCTCACAGTAACACCACAGACATGGGCAACTGAACTATTGTTACTATCCGTATGAGTTTAGCTGCAATTAATATTCTGGTGAGCAGAGTATGAATATCTGAACACCTAATACTTTGAAAGTCCTTATCTGTCCTGATCACCCAAGTTCTTACCAGGAAGATTATAGATTTTTTGTTTAATGGCAATTGCTTTGGAGGGCCACCAGTTTTTTCTGAGGCCAGCGTGTCAACCATGGCAGTCACAGACTGAAAGTGTTTTAAAATGTGTCCCATATGATAGGAGAAAACTTTCTGCATGCCGGCGACTGATAGTAGGCCCACTCTTCTGCCATGGCATGGTGGACCACTGGTCACTGTTTTTAGCCCAAATTGGCTCCCTTCATGGCTGGAGGACATGCTTCAATGCAACCAATGTCTTCAAATTTCTTGGGCCACCATCCAGCTAGTGCCCCAGAGGCAGCTTCGCCGTCACCCCGCCACATCGCCCTTAAACTGAGACCAGTAGCCATTTCTCGAATGAGGAAGACTGTGGTGCACACACAGTGAGGGTGAGGTTCTTTCACAGGAAGGGGACAGATAGGTAGTTATCTTTTACCTGCTTCGACACATGGTAGTAAACAGGCATTATTAATATTGTTTATTATGGAAATACAGTAGAAGGAATAACTTCAAACCGCGGGGAAAGAGAAGTACATAACAAATTCATCTTGGAAATTATGGCTCAAATAGGACTCCTCTCTCTGTCTGTATCTTTATAGGTGTCCACAGCTTTAACTGCAGAACAGAGAGTCCTTCCTGAAATTAGGTGTAAAGAAAAGTTACTTTGGTGGCCCAGGAGCTGTCTCTTTTCTGTCTGGCCCTAGAGAAGTGTACATGGGCGGGTAACCCTCTTCTAAGTCTTTCACCTTTCACAACATACCAGCTGGTTCATCACTGTCTTTCTCAGTTGGCAGACGGGTTGACCTTTGTTACTTTCTCCAATCTGCCCACCTCTCCCTCCCTTTCACCAGAATACTCCTCCTGCCAGATAACCTCAGTACCCGCTCCTATCTTGGACTTGCGGGCATTTATGACTTGCCAGGTAGACCACTTTCTTTCCAGGTAAGTAGAGACCCTCTGCTCTTCTTTATGAGTACAGTAGTGAAAGGTTGAGGTCCCACCAGCGTGCCAGGCGCAGCACATGCACCTAAAGCAGAGGGAATGGTAACTGGCCACTATATTTATTTGGATGCCGCTGACATTCTTATTAATTTTCAAATATCAAACTCCTGACGAGCCTGTCTGTTTAAGAAAAAAAGGATCGATGACCCTGAGGTAGAGGGCTTTTGTTTGTTTTCCCTTCCACAGATGCCTGGTGGACTCAGGCTGGAGTGATGTAACTGTCACCCCGCCCTAAGCACTTGGGTTGCCTTCGCCATCCTGTAGTCTCACATAGAAGGTGGGAAATCGGGTAGGAGGGATTGACCTCAAAATACTTAAATTTACAATTTACGGGAGGTGACATCCTGACCCTGGTACACGTGTgacccaggcaagaacatcagtTATGGCCACCTGTCCCAATCAAGGCTGGCTGGCCTCCAGCATGGTGCAAAAATGCAATGGTGGATGGACCACCCGGTCAATGGGTTCTGCTGGCTCTGCTGGCTGGTGCTACACAAGTAGAAACATAGTGAATGGAACCAGTAGCCTCTGCTTTGGCAGGACAGGAGAGAGAACAGCCCATTTGTAGCAGCTTTCCTGTTATGGAAACTCCTTAATAATTTGTttagtttccaggctcagtgtttATGATCTTATCCAGTGTGTGGTCTTCTACTCATCACCTGTCTCAGCTCCTGAGCCTCCTTTCTTCTCCCTTGGACTCACTCCCTTCGATCAGCCAGCAGAGTAGATGCACTCTAAAATAGAAAGCTTTTGAGACAGAACTTGTCTGCGTGTGATCTGGAGTTACATATGGAAGCTCTCTTCAGTGAAAGGGTGATAAATTCACTTAACTGTCCTCCAACTGGGTGCCTTGGGGCAGAATTATCAAGATGATTCAAAACCATCAGGGAAAACAAACCTACGGGCAGATATAAGAAAATgtatgctgcacccagtgcagcaacactttccttgcaccccttaggtcccctctaccaacattttttacgctattgatgtactgttcagggatagCGCCACAATTttatacataggggcccattgtaaccaatggtgtgctcccttttaacacctgctcaggcaggtgttaaaagtagccactaaaaatgtagcaaaaaaatcttttagatttctttctgccattttttcggcccccctaacagggcaacGCCCcatttgtatacattatgcatgcatgcattgcaccacttagtaaatatggtgcagagatttttgaagcctaacgccacattaacgtaaaaaaattatgccaatgtggtgctagagcttcttaaatctgggccatcgtGTGGTGACAAAGACTGACCTGGAGCCAATCTAGGTATGAATGTGATGTTATTTACTAGGGTTGGACAGAATTCCAATTTTGAAAGAAGTAATCAGAtgaattttggtaattttgtgttactctttaACAAAGAATTACCACATTTAGTGAGCACCTGTGGCCGCTCATGCTCACTATTCATGTCCTGCTGCATTTAGTCATTCTTTCTTTGCACAAAATGCATCCACATGTCCATTTTGGACACGAGGGGGTAATTTTGCTCTAAGAAATatcgctaaatgcagaattactcttcttgtgtaatCCAAGCATAATCTTGCGGAATTCTTAGGCAACAGCATGTGGTTATGCACCACAGAATTACATGAGTTACGCCCACCCCTAGTATTTACAGAAAGCTAACCTAGCTACAAAGCAGTGTAGTGTTGTACATAGGGGGATACATGAGATGTTGTGAATTAGGGAATTTTTCTTCATCAGTAGACTAATAGTGGGTGAGAGTTTTGTGACTATGTAAAGCGTACTCTGACACACATGGAAGGGAGATGGGCAGAGCAGCACCTTCCAACACTCAACCATCTTTATCTATGTTCACTTTATCATTCTCTGGATTCTACCAAACGCTTTCTTGACCGCTTTCTTCATTTCAGTATTTCGGAGACTATAGATCATTGGGTTCACCATGGGAGTCAAGATGCTGTACACCACTGACACAAACCTATTGACAGAGAATGAGTTGGTGGTTGTGGGTGGGTAGTAGATGAAGAGTAGAGTCCCATAGAAGATAATGACCACTGTCAGGTGGGAGGCACAGGTGGAGAAGGTTTTGGCTCGCCCCACAGAAGACTTGATGTTCAGGATGGTGCTGATTATGAAAGCGTATGATACAATCTTGGTGAGAATTGACCCAAAACCAAGTAACCCACCAAGTGTAAGGATGAGCAGGATGTTGATGAATGTGCTGGAGCATGAAAGGCTCAATAGCGGGGGAATGTCACAGAAAAAGTGCTGGATGATATTGGACCTGCAAAACGAGAGCTTGCTCATCAAAATCACATGTACAGAGGAGTAAATGTGTCCACCCACCCACAAGCTGGCAGCCAACCAGGAGCAGGCACTCTGATCCATGATGCTGCTGTAATGCAAAGGGTGACAGATGGCAATATAGCGGTCATATGCCATGGCTGCCAGTAGGAGGCACTCAATAGACACCAGGCTAGCAAAGAAATAGAGTTGGATCATGCAGCTAGGGAAGGAGATAGTCTTCTTCTCAGCTCGAAGGTCTGCCAGCAACTTGGGGACAGTGACAGTAGAGGAACAGATGTCTAAGAAGGAAAGGTTAGAGATGAAATAGTACATAGCGGTGTGAAGATGCGTATCTAGGTGTATTatggtgatgatgaggatgttCCCAGCCAGGGTGATCACATAGATCAGTAGGAAAATTATGAACAAGAAGTCCTCCACCTCCGGAATCGCTGACAAGCCCAACAGGATGAATTCAGTTGCCAGGGTTTGGTTGACCTTGTCCATAGTCTTCTGGACTGGTGTTTAAAGAGGAAAATTAGATGGAGATACAATATTAATAATACATCACTATTAATATGAACAAAAAGAATCTTGATGAGCATGGGCATAGATATAGTATTACCAAGCCGAACAACAATGACAATACATTGTCATAATTAGATAAATAGATGGCTACATAGATATGGTTGcaacgatagatagatagatagatagatagatagatagatagatagatagatagatagatagatagatagatattaactaaaaaacaaaaggttaatgcgatgttatagttaggtgaaaatatcacttaaaaataaaaacactgaaatGCATCAGTTACAGTTAACTGAAGTGATtataaattttatggcaagaccggaggctcaaattatgcttctctaacttgctttatttacaataccagcagtcaagaaactacaattcccatgaggctaagGGTAACAGAAAGATAATGGGAAGAAAAAACATATCGGGTAATACACCAATAGGAACTAAGGACATAGTATAATCaccatacttgactgcgaccagccctctttcttgctgctcgtagTCAAGATAAGTGTGCAGTTATTCCTTTATTATTATATCTAGGTTACTGGTAGTTTTATTTATTTCAtactttgtgttttcttatgctgcgCAAGCCTTTCGTTTTACACCTGCTCCGTTAATCCTTTCGTCCTCGGAGCTCCCCCGCGCCACCTCGATCGCTGCTCGCGCTCTCTCTTCAGTTTAACGGACGCAATGTCAGTTTGCCGCTTTCGACCTGTTCTTCACCGTCCGGTTGTTTCCGCTGTCTCCCTGCCTAAGGAGATTGTCGATAAACCATCCTCCTTGCTATTCGGACTGTCGGAGACTCCGCCTTCTCTGCACGTCTTTCCCTCAACTTCAGGCACGCCCCTTTGGGCATGTACTGTCTACTTCGGTGCTTTTCTCACAGAGATTTAACCCTTCTCTGCCCTGTTGCTATTTcactttttccctttgttttttctccttttccttcgCAATGAATAATGATAATTCTTCTGGGCATTCTAATAATGACAATGATATATTTAACCAAGAGTTTGGTAATTTTATCAATTAAGCTGTGGCTAAAGCCATTTCTGTAACTATgggcaaaatgacaaaaaaccttgAATCCTCTGTACAGAGTATGGTTTCCACATCCTTACTGGCCTATTCTGCGGGGGACAGCAGAAAATGTAAATTTAAGGATTTGTCAGCCCAAATAGCCCCTCTTAAGGTCACCACTGATGGCGCTGCAT is part of the Pleurodeles waltl isolate 20211129_DDA chromosome 4_2, aPleWal1.hap1.20221129, whole genome shotgun sequence genome and encodes:
- the LOC138294030 gene encoding olfactory receptor 5V1-like: MDKVNQTLATEFILLGLSAIPEVEDFLFIIFLLIYVITLAGNILIITIIHLDTHLHTAMYYFISNLSFLDICSSTVTVPKLLADLRAEKKTISFPSCMIQLYFFASLVSIECLLLAAMAYDRYIAICHPLHYSSIMDQSACSWLAASLWVGGHIYSSVHVILMSKLSFCRSNIIQHFFCDIPPLLSLSCSSTFINILLILTLGGLLGFGSILTKIVSYAFIISTILNIKSSVGRAKTFSTCASHLTVVIIFYGTLLFIYYPPTTTNSFSVNRFVSVVYSILTPMVNPMIYSLRNTEMKKAVKKAFGRIQRMIK